The Rhodoferax sediminis genome has a segment encoding these proteins:
- a CDS encoding NUDIX hydrolase, translating to MKEIRSRANNLDFERPLVTVDVVIFSVLDDALKVLLVRRPDDAQEPFPGRWALPGGFVNVEKDRSLEDCAARKLKEKTGVSAPYLEQLGSWGDAVRDPRGWSATHAYFALIHVPTDHEKAGRRGSADSQWVQVDEVNRKRLAFDHPQILAAAIARLRAKVEYTSLPAFLLAETFTLPQLQHTYEVVLGRAVDKSAFRKRMLDAGFLEEAGMAQGPFGRVAMGYRIRNRDQAATFPRTFKAVE from the coding sequence ATGAAAGAAATTCGCTCTCGCGCCAACAACCTGGATTTCGAGCGCCCGCTGGTGACGGTGGACGTGGTGATCTTCTCTGTGCTGGACGATGCGCTAAAGGTGTTGCTGGTGCGCCGGCCCGACGACGCCCAGGAGCCGTTTCCGGGGCGCTGGGCGCTGCCGGGCGGGTTTGTGAACGTGGAGAAGGACCGGTCACTGGAGGATTGCGCGGCGCGCAAGCTCAAGGAGAAGACGGGGGTGAGCGCGCCCTACCTTGAGCAGTTGGGCAGTTGGGGCGATGCGGTCCGCGATCCCCGGGGGTGGTCCGCCACGCATGCCTACTTCGCGCTGATTCACGTGCCGACCGATCACGAGAAGGCCGGCCGGCGGGGGTCGGCCGATTCGCAGTGGGTGCAAGTCGATGAGGTAAACCGAAAGCGCCTGGCATTTGATCACCCCCAGATCCTGGCGGCGGCCATTGCCCGGTTGCGCGCAAAGGTTGAGTACACATCACTGCCGGCGTTTCTCCTGGCTGAGACTTTCACTCTGCCGCAGCTGCAGCATACCTACGAAGTGGTGCTGGGACGCGCTGTGGACAAGAGTGCATTCAGGAAGCGCATGCTCGATGCCGGCTTTCTGGAAGAAGCCGGGATGGCGCAGGGGCCCTTCGGCAGGGTTGCCATGGGGTATCGGATCCGCAACAGGGACCAGGCCGCGACATTTCCGCGGACATTCAAGGCAGTGGAATAA
- a CDS encoding SPFH domain-containing protein → MLGIQFIKTQPTTHLMQFRKGRLVREGAGLSFFYYAPSSTLVTVPVASQDSAFMLELVTSDFQSVTVQGQISYRVSEPKRTAALMDFSLTPTGKGYASEDPLRLGDRVAMQAKVIVQQAVQALDLKQALKASATIARAAQQQLGSQPEIQALGLEILGASIVAIKPTPDIARALEAEARESNLKAADDAIYLRRMASVQNERSIRQNELDTEIAVEQKKRQIQETQMEAKAAVMRRQNELRGEQMGADIELEQRRKDLVEGQADNTRKLAEAEAHKVSTLMLALEKTDPRVVQALAAAGMQPGQLIAQAFGGIAERAERIGQLNVSPDLLNSLMSAAPQLPTGVRKGAA, encoded by the coding sequence ATGCTCGGCATCCAGTTCATCAAGACCCAGCCCACCACCCACCTGATGCAGTTCCGCAAGGGCCGCCTCGTGCGCGAAGGCGCCGGGCTGTCGTTCTTCTACTACGCCCCCAGCAGCACCCTGGTGACGGTGCCGGTGGCCAGCCAGGACAGCGCTTTCATGCTGGAGCTGGTGACCAGCGACTTCCAGAGCGTCACCGTCCAGGGCCAGATCAGCTACCGGGTCAGCGAGCCCAAGCGTACGGCAGCCCTGATGGACTTCTCCCTGACCCCCACCGGCAAAGGCTATGCCTCGGAAGACCCCCTGCGCCTGGGCGACCGGGTGGCGATGCAGGCCAAGGTCATCGTCCAGCAGGCGGTGCAGGCGCTGGACCTGAAACAGGCGCTCAAGGCCTCGGCCACCATCGCCCGGGCCGCCCAGCAGCAACTCGGCTCGCAGCCCGAGATCCAGGCCCTGGGCCTGGAAATCCTGGGTGCCTCCATCGTCGCCATCAAACCCACCCCGGATATAGCCCGGGCGCTGGAAGCCGAGGCCCGGGAATCCAACCTCAAGGCGGCCGATGACGCCATCTACCTGCGCCGCATGGCCTCGGTGCAGAACGAGCGCTCGATCCGCCAGAACGAGCTCGACACCGAAATCGCCGTCGAGCAGAAAAAGCGCCAGATCCAGGAAACCCAGATGGAGGCCAAGGCCGCCGTGATGCGTCGCCAGAACGAGCTGCGCGGCGAGCAAATGGGTGCCGACATCGAGCTCGAGCAGCGGCGCAAGGACCTGGTCGAGGGCCAGGCCGACAACACCCGCAAGCTGGCCGAGGCCGAAGCGCACAAGGTCAGCACCCTGATGCTCGCCCTTGAAAAAACCGATCCCCGCGTGGTCCAGGCCTTGGCCGCCGCCGGCATGCAGCCCGGCCAGTTGATCGCCCAAGCCTTCGGCGGCATCGCCGAGCGGGCCGAGCGCATTGGCCAGCTCAATGTCTCGCCCGATCTGCTGAACTCGCTCATGAGCGCCGCACCGCAGCTGCCCACGGGCGTGCGCAAGGGGGCGGCGTGA
- a CDS encoding sugar kinase, with protein sequence MSVNAGSGRIAGGVERKVVLVTRRTRLEELVARHNTLAQARFYVEHLGADFGDYLAESEAYAHSLRITVQALEGWGRYQVLDRPMLSNFVFAPSDIVVALGQDGLVANTMKYLDGQPLIGLNPEPSRWDGILLPFGPAELAKVLSEVAAGKRPVKAVTMAEARMSDGQTLRAVNDLFIGPRSHTSALYELGYAGQTEFQSSSGLIVSTGLGSTAWMKSVVTGSMALARSMGLVGDQFAYQPMPWDTPTLEFAVREPFPSRASQTSLVYGQFGREEPLRVRSRMPDNGVIFSDGIEADFLRFTAGMEVTVSISPVQGRLVG encoded by the coding sequence GTGAGCGTCAATGCTGGCTCAGGACGGATCGCCGGGGGCGTCGAGCGCAAGGTGGTGCTGGTGACCCGGCGCACCCGGCTGGAAGAACTGGTCGCGCGTCACAACACCCTGGCGCAAGCCAGGTTCTATGTGGAGCACCTGGGCGCCGACTTTGGCGACTACCTCGCAGAAAGCGAAGCCTATGCCCACAGCCTGCGCATCACAGTGCAGGCACTGGAGGGCTGGGGCCGCTACCAGGTCCTGGATCGACCGATGCTGTCCAACTTCGTGTTCGCACCGTCGGACATCGTGGTGGCGCTCGGCCAGGACGGGCTGGTGGCCAACACCATGAAGTACCTGGACGGCCAGCCCTTGATCGGGCTGAACCCGGAGCCCAGCCGCTGGGACGGCATCCTGCTGCCGTTTGGCCCGGCGGAGCTGGCCAAGGTGCTGTCCGAGGTTGCCGCGGGAAAGCGGCCGGTCAAGGCGGTGACCATGGCCGAGGCCCGGATGTCGGATGGCCAGACACTGCGCGCGGTCAACGACTTGTTTATCGGGCCGCGCAGCCATACCTCGGCGCTGTATGAGCTCGGCTACGCCGGCCAGACCGAGTTTCAGTCTTCCTCCGGGCTGATCGTCTCCACGGGCCTGGGTTCGACCGCCTGGATGAAAAGCGTGGTGACGGGCTCCATGGCGCTCGCCCGGTCCATGGGGTTGGTGGGGGATCAGTTCGCTTACCAGCCGATGCCCTGGGATACGCCCACACTGGAGTTTGCCGTGCGCGAGCCGTTTCCGAGCCGGGCTTCGCAGACCAGCCTGGTCTATGGCCAGTTCGGCCGGGAAGAGCCGCTGCGCGTCCGCTCGCGCATGCCGGACAACGGGGTGATCTTCTCGGATGGGATCGAGGCGGACTTCCTGCGGTTTACCGCTGGCATGGAGGTGACGGTGTCGATTTCGCCGGTGCAGGGTAGGCTTGTTGGGTAG